A genomic region of Oscillatoria sp. FACHB-1406 contains the following coding sequences:
- a CDS encoding DUF3386 domain-containing protein, which produces MTEQIEARDLFRAAYENRYTWDKNFPGYTMNVTLKQGDKVVTGKARVNRDLKAEVFDVTDEEAKKEIHNQLWETSIHRIRRTFDETHGNNTFSFGDTDETGAVEILMGGKAEGDRYKLRDNEVCLVHRHIHGVVVTIHTFSSHNTGEGYLSHRYDSLYTDPKTGEPKGSRSEFEDTYEKVGDYYILSDRVIRSDDGDVTEFGFSEIKLLEPALV; this is translated from the coding sequence ATGACAGAGCAAATCGAAGCTCGCGACTTATTTCGCGCCGCCTACGAAAACCGTTACACCTGGGACAAAAACTTTCCCGGTTATACGATGAATGTCACCTTAAAACAAGGCGATAAGGTAGTTACGGGTAAAGCGCGCGTCAATCGCGATCTCAAAGCGGAAGTTTTCGACGTAACCGATGAGGAAGCGAAGAAAGAAATCCACAATCAACTCTGGGAAACATCGATTCACCGCATTCGCCGTACTTTTGATGAAACTCACGGCAACAATACCTTTAGTTTCGGCGATACGGATGAAACCGGAGCGGTTGAAATTCTGATGGGCGGAAAAGCAGAAGGCGATCGCTACAAACTCCGCGATAATGAAGTGTGTTTGGTTCACCGCCATATCCACGGCGTTGTCGTCACCATTCACACTTTCAGCAGTCACAATACCGGAGAAGGATATCTTTCTCATCGTTACGACTCCCTGTATACCGATCCTAAAACTGGCGAACCGAAAGGCAGCCGTAGCGAGTTTGAGGATACTTACGAGAAAGTCGGCGATTACTATATTTTGAGCGATCGCGTCATCCGTTCTGACGACGGCGACGTAACGGAGTTCGGATTCTCTGAAATTAAACTGCTCGAACCCGCATTAGTTTAA